In a genomic window of Maricaulis maris MCS10:
- a CDS encoding FitA-like ribbon-helix-helix domain-containing protein, with the protein MGQVIIRNLDDAVVTSLKRLAAKDGKSLEQFLRDVLADASRRDREGFFEFAKGMRERGTPSDLDPTDLIRKDRDEGH; encoded by the coding sequence ATGGGCCAGGTGATCATTCGCAATCTCGACGACGCGGTTGTTACGAGTCTGAAGCGGTTGGCAGCCAAGGATGGCAAATCGCTGGAACAATTCCTGCGTGACGTGCTCGCGGACGCGTCCCGCCGCGACCGGGAAGGTTTCTTCGAGTTCGCCAAGGGCATGCGCGAAAGGGGGACACCGTCTGATCTCGATCCGACCGATCTCATTCGCAAGGACAGGGATGAGGGGCATTGA
- a CDS encoding beta-ketoacyl-ACP synthase III encodes MSAVIRSTGLWTPEESVSNDELVACYNAYVEHYNAEHADAIERGAVEAKNPSSSGFIEKASGIKSRYTIDKEGVLDITRMRPRAKPRANDELSLMAEAGVAAAKEALETAGRDAADVDAVICSATSMQRTYPSMAIEIQDALGIEGFGFDMTVACSSGTFGIINAVNMIETGMAKSVLVVTPEITTPQLNFRDRDSHFIFGDVAVAMLIEHEDVAGGQGWKIIGRNLMTKFSNNIRSNFGFLNASEEPAPAFEDRYFVQEGRKVFKEVCPMVAEMILSDMGNFGLKPDQMKRLWLHQANINMNMMVAKKVFGRDFTEDEAPVILDEFANTAGAGSLVAFHRHHDGFEAGEKGLICSFGAGYSAGTVFVEKL; translated from the coding sequence ATGAGCGCGGTAATCCGGTCGACCGGTCTTTGGACTCCTGAAGAGTCCGTCTCCAACGACGAACTCGTCGCCTGCTACAACGCTTATGTTGAGCACTACAATGCCGAGCATGCCGACGCCATCGAGCGCGGCGCAGTCGAGGCGAAAAATCCGTCCTCTTCCGGTTTCATCGAGAAGGCATCCGGAATCAAGTCGCGCTACACGATCGACAAGGAAGGCGTGCTGGACATCACCCGCATGCGTCCCCGGGCCAAGCCCCGCGCCAATGACGAACTCTCGCTGATGGCCGAAGCGGGTGTCGCCGCGGCCAAGGAGGCCCTGGAAACCGCAGGCCGCGACGCCGCCGATGTCGATGCGGTGATCTGCTCGGCCACCTCGATGCAGCGCACCTACCCGTCGATGGCGATCGAGATCCAGGATGCGCTGGGCATTGAGGGCTTCGGCTTCGACATGACCGTCGCCTGCTCCTCGGGCACGTTCGGCATCATCAATGCGGTCAACATGATCGAGACCGGCATGGCCAAATCGGTTCTCGTCGTAACGCCGGAAATCACCACGCCGCAGCTCAATTTCCGCGACCGCGACAGCCATTTCATCTTCGGTGATGTCGCCGTGGCCATGCTGATCGAGCATGAGGATGTCGCCGGCGGTCAGGGCTGGAAGATCATCGGTCGCAATCTGATGACCAAATTCTCCAACAATATCCGCTCGAATTTCGGCTTCCTGAATGCCTCGGAAGAGCCGGCGCCAGCTTTCGAGGACCGCTATTTCGTGCAGGAGGGCCGCAAGGTCTTCAAGGAAGTGTGCCCGATGGTCGCCGAGATGATTCTCTCCGACATGGGCAATTTCGGTCTCAAGCCGGACCAGATGAAACGCCTCTGGCTGCACCAGGCCAATATCAACATGAACATGATGGTGGCGAAAAAGGTCTTCGGCCGCGACTTCACGGAAGACGAAGCCCCGGTCATCCTCGACGAGTTTGCCAACACCGCCGGTGCCGGCTCCCTTGTCGCCTTCCACCGCCACCATGACGGTTTCGAGGCCGGCGAAAAGGGGCTGATCTGCTCCTTCGGGGCGGGCTATTCGGCCGGTACGGTCTTCGTCGAGAAGCTGTAG
- a CDS encoding ammonium transporter — protein sequence MDSGNNAWILTSTALVLLMTLPGLALFYGGMVRRKNVLSTLMQSLGAAAVVTVLWALVGYSLAFSDGGAANSFVGGLGRLGLSGILPDTMSGDLPENLFLMFQLTFAIITVAIIAGAAVERIKFSAFMVFGAAWLILVYAPICHWVWGGGFLGEAGVLDFAGGAVVHINAGVAGLVLAKFLGPRKGYPGSNLAPDNLVLTVIGAGLLWVGWFGFNGGSALAADGAAAHAFVTTQIAAASAVLVWIGLEWILRGKASVLGAASGAIAGLVAITPAAGFVPTWSAFIIGAGGAFGAYWGVTALKKVLKVDDTLDAFGLHGVGGLVGAILTGVFASEAIGGAGGAIEGNWMQVWTQTWGALAAAIYCGVVTTVILFVQSKIMPMRVDEEGEISGLDTTLHGESVG from the coding sequence ATGGATAGTGGCAATAATGCCTGGATCCTGACATCCACCGCCCTCGTCCTGTTGATGACATTGCCGGGGCTGGCGCTCTTCTATGGCGGTATGGTCCGGCGCAAGAATGTGCTGTCGACCCTGATGCAGAGCCTGGGTGCGGCCGCGGTCGTGACCGTGCTGTGGGCGCTTGTCGGCTATTCCCTGGCCTTCTCGGACGGTGGTGCGGCCAATAGTTTCGTCGGTGGCCTCGGACGGCTTGGCCTGTCCGGGATCCTGCCCGACACGATGTCCGGAGATCTGCCGGAAAACCTCTTCCTGATGTTCCAGCTGACCTTTGCCATCATCACCGTCGCGATCATCGCCGGTGCGGCGGTCGAGCGGATCAAGTTCTCGGCCTTCATGGTGTTTGGTGCCGCCTGGCTGATCCTGGTCTATGCCCCGATCTGCCACTGGGTGTGGGGCGGCGGCTTCCTTGGCGAGGCGGGCGTACTCGACTTTGCCGGCGGCGCGGTCGTGCACATCAATGCCGGTGTGGCCGGCCTGGTGCTGGCCAAATTCCTCGGGCCGCGCAAGGGCTATCCGGGCAGCAATCTGGCGCCGGACAATCTGGTCCTGACCGTGATCGGCGCCGGCCTGCTGTGGGTAGGCTGGTTCGGCTTCAATGGCGGCTCCGCCCTGGCAGCTGACGGCGCTGCGGCCCATGCCTTTGTGACCACCCAGATCGCGGCCGCCAGTGCTGTGCTGGTCTGGATCGGCCTGGAATGGATCCTGCGCGGCAAGGCCAGTGTTCTGGGCGCGGCATCGGGGGCCATTGCCGGCCTCGTCGCCATCACTCCGGCGGCCGGCTTCGTGCCGACCTGGTCGGCTTTCATCATCGGTGCCGGCGGTGCTTTCGGGGCCTATTGGGGTGTGACTGCACTGAAGAAGGTCCTCAAGGTCGACGACACGCTGGACGCGTTCGGCCTGCACGGTGTGGGCGGCCTTGTTGGCGCAATCCTGACCGGTGTCTTCGCGTCTGAAGCGATCGGTGGCGCAGGCGGCGCGATCGAAGGCAACTGGATGCAGGTCTGGACCCAGACCTGGGGTGCATTGGCTGCCGCGATTTACTGCGGCGTGGTCACAACTGTCATACTTTTCGTGCAATCCAAGATCATGCCCATGCGCGTCGACGAGGAAGGCGAGATTTCCGGCCTCGACACCACGCTGCACGGCGAGTCAGTTGGTTGA
- a CDS encoding HD domain-containing protein has product MPAAAQKTKTKEAPRAWQRMISGRRLDLLDPSPFDVEIEDIAHGLARVARWNGQTSGDHAFSVAEHSVVVLEILDFLYPGIEDKWRVAALLHDASEYVIGDMISPFKAALGVNYRAFEDRLEAAIQLRFGLPPKLPVEVKRKIKRADVICAYFEATQIAGFSHDESVKFFGRPPAGLEIAIKPLPVKQAQILFLDRFEAVLASFEAGRK; this is encoded by the coding sequence ATGCCCGCTGCTGCCCAAAAGACAAAGACCAAAGAAGCCCCGCGTGCCTGGCAGCGGATGATTTCCGGACGGCGCCTGGATCTGCTGGATCCGTCACCCTTTGACGTCGAGATCGAGGATATCGCCCATGGCCTGGCCCGCGTCGCGCGCTGGAATGGTCAGACCTCTGGCGACCATGCCTTCTCGGTCGCCGAACACTCGGTCGTGGTGCTGGAGATCCTCGACTTTCTCTATCCGGGCATCGAGGACAAATGGCGCGTGGCGGCCCTGCTTCACGATGCCTCGGAATATGTGATCGGCGACATGATCAGCCCGTTCAAGGCGGCTCTGGGCGTCAATTATCGCGCCTTCGAGGACCGGCTGGAAGCCGCGATCCAGTTGCGTTTCGGCCTGCCGCCGAAACTGCCTGTAGAGGTCAAGCGCAAGATCAAGCGGGCCGATGTGATCTGTGCCTATTTCGAAGCCACCCAGATCGCCGGTTTCAGCCACGACGAATCCGTGAAATTCTTCGGCCGTCCCCCGGCCGGACTGGAGATCGCCATCAAGCCGCTGCCCGTCAAACAGGCCCAGATCCTGTTCCTCGACCGTTTCGAGGCCGTGCTGGCCTCATTTGAAGCCGGCCGCAAGTGA
- a CDS encoding NUDIX hydrolase, which yields MTAGLALSVGLNAVILAVDGDVPQVLIVPQPGGGEALPFGPFDPTEHRTLEIGLRRWVDEQARFQLGYVEQLYTFGDRGREAPVAAMTGSEDDRIISIGYLALTPNVSDPPEGGGQWRGWYRFFPWEDWRDGRPEIIDSQILPRLSAWADEAGGPGRRASCHDRIKQCFGLNPGGWQEGRALDRYELLYEAGLVEEAARDGQTEQTLVAPGLGQAMASDHRRILATAISRLRGKIKYRPVVFELMGEVFTLSALQQVVEAIVGYRLHKQNFRRALDRSGFVDGTGKVESATGGRPAELFRYRREALAGLPSLGLSAPRLRDG from the coding sequence GTGACAGCCGGCCTCGCCCTCTCCGTCGGCCTCAACGCGGTCATCCTGGCGGTCGATGGCGATGTGCCGCAAGTCCTGATCGTGCCCCAGCCGGGCGGCGGCGAAGCCCTGCCCTTCGGTCCCTTCGACCCGACCGAGCACCGCACGCTGGAGATCGGCCTGAGACGCTGGGTCGACGAGCAGGCCCGCTTCCAGCTGGGCTATGTCGAACAGCTCTACACCTTCGGCGACCGGGGTCGCGAAGCGCCGGTGGCGGCGATGACCGGCTCGGAAGATGACCGCATCATCTCGATTGGTTATCTGGCGCTGACGCCCAATGTCTCCGACCCGCCCGAGGGTGGTGGCCAGTGGCGTGGCTGGTATCGCTTCTTTCCCTGGGAAGACTGGCGCGACGGTCGCCCCGAAATCATCGACAGCCAGATCCTGCCGCGCCTGTCGGCCTGGGCGGACGAGGCTGGCGGGCCGGGTCGCCGCGCCTCCTGTCATGACCGGATCAAGCAATGCTTCGGCCTCAATCCCGGCGGCTGGCAGGAAGGCCGGGCGCTGGACCGCTATGAGCTGCTCTATGAGGCCGGCCTGGTCGAGGAAGCCGCCCGCGATGGCCAGACCGAACAGACCCTGGTTGCGCCAGGACTGGGTCAGGCAATGGCGTCAGACCATCGCCGCATCTTGGCGACCGCAATCTCGCGCCTGCGCGGCAAGATCAAATACCGCCCGGTCGTGTTCGAGTTGATGGGCGAGGTCTTCACTCTTTCGGCGCTGCAACAAGTCGTCGAAGCGATCGTCGGTTATCGCCTGCACAAGCAGAATTTCCGCCGCGCCCTGGATCGCTCCGGCTTTGTCGACGGCACCGGCAAGGTGGAAAGCGCCACCGGTGGCCGACCAGCCGAGCTGTTCCGCTACCGCCGCGAAGCGCTCGCCGGCCTGCCCTCGCTGGGCCTGTCCGCGCCGCGCTTGCGTGATGGCTAG
- a CDS encoding type II toxin-antitoxin system VapC family toxin translates to MRPVIVDASVAVKLFLPVPGYEKAIAAAHMFELQAPRLIFAETGNALWQYVRHKQTTVEDASTALLKLAGLVAQPDETGLAALAVEMACELDHPVYDCTYLALANRNHRPILSADKCMLSLARDRLGLETIPLDSINPEPSS, encoded by the coding sequence TTGAGGCCCGTCATTGTCGACGCCTCGGTCGCTGTTAAGCTCTTCCTGCCGGTTCCCGGGTATGAAAAGGCGATCGCCGCAGCCCACATGTTTGAGCTGCAGGCGCCGCGCCTCATTTTCGCTGAAACGGGCAATGCGCTCTGGCAATATGTCCGCCACAAGCAGACCACGGTCGAAGATGCCTCGACGGCCTTGCTCAAGCTCGCCGGTCTTGTGGCGCAGCCCGACGAAACGGGCCTGGCGGCGTTGGCCGTGGAAATGGCCTGCGAACTGGACCACCCGGTCTATGACTGTACCTATCTCGCCCTCGCCAATCGGAATCATCGCCCGATACTGTCTGCCGACAAATGCATGCTGTCTCTCGCCCGCGACCGTCTTGGCCTTGAAACCATTCCGCTCGACAGCATAAACCCGGAGCCATCCTCGTGA
- the fghA gene encoding S-formylglutathione hydrolase, with protein sequence MTLTPISSWASFGGTLSVHDHDSEACNGPMRFAVYTPPQARTGPVPVVWYLSGLTCNWSNVMEKSGLQRVASELGLMVVAPDTSPRGQDVADDEGYDLGQGAGFYLDATEAPWAPHFSMETYVTQELPALVAAHFPADMTRQGIMGHSMGGHGALTLNFRHPGRYASVSAFAPIVAPTKVPWGQKALKAYLGDECPAWGEHDACELVRRQPTDQMILIDQGGADQFLDEQLRPELFEAACREAGQPVTVRRHPGYDHSYWFIASFIEDHLRHHARALGVGD encoded by the coding sequence GTGACCCTGACCCCTATCTCAAGCTGGGCCTCTTTCGGCGGCACCTTGTCCGTCCATGATCATGACAGCGAGGCCTGCAATGGGCCGATGCGTTTTGCGGTCTACACCCCGCCCCAGGCCAGGACCGGGCCGGTGCCGGTGGTCTGGTATCTCTCTGGTCTGACCTGCAACTGGTCCAATGTGATGGAGAAGTCCGGCCTGCAACGCGTCGCCAGTGAGCTCGGGCTGATGGTGGTGGCGCCGGACACCTCGCCGCGCGGCCAGGATGTTGCCGATGATGAGGGCTATGATCTGGGGCAGGGCGCGGGCTTTTATCTCGACGCGACCGAAGCGCCCTGGGCGCCGCATTTTTCAATGGAAACCTATGTCACCCAAGAGCTTCCGGCCCTGGTCGCTGCCCATTTCCCCGCCGACATGACGCGTCAGGGCATTATGGGCCATTCCATGGGCGGACATGGTGCGCTGACGCTCAATTTCCGCCATCCGGGCCGCTATGCCTCGGTCTCGGCCTTCGCGCCCATCGTTGCGCCGACGAAAGTGCCGTGGGGACAGAAGGCGCTGAAAGCCTATCTCGGCGATGAATGCCCGGCCTGGGGCGAGCATGATGCCTGCGAACTGGTCAGGCGCCAGCCGACCGACCAGATGATCCTGATCGACCAGGGCGGGGCCGATCAATTCCTCGACGAGCAATTACGCCCCGAGCTGTTCGAGGCGGCCTGCCGGGAAGCAGGCCAACCGGTCACCGTCCGCCGCCATCCCGGCTATGACCATTCCTACTGGTTCATCGCCAGCTTCATCGAGGATCATCTGCGCCATCACGCCAGGGCGCTGGGCGTCGGCGACTGA
- a CDS encoding serine hydrolase domain-containing protein: MWRCLALLVIPFLTGAAQPQAEPQSDPVEVFLDDAMPAAAAPGVAWAILDNGEWRSGGRGELVLGRGQPVTGDTPFPLGSISKSFTALAIMQLVEADRLELDGAIADYLDVFAGQSGAAITIRQLLSHTSGYSTLQGNQSHAGLAEDRDDVSVRVRHLAMSGPAGPVGSRWQYSNANYLILGALIETVSGLEYGAYVETRILEPLGMDDSFVGGSDRGAHRVVATGHNPWFGGRRPVAVSDQPSGRAMAPAGGVVGSAADVARYLTMMMNGEDDLITAGNKAVMLQPANAVSPHYGLGWFLDAEADAAFHTGLVPGVETIAVLSRSRQRGGVALVNANGGMGFAVTGEILAGMSALALGEAPGPAGRHLGPKSLYLMVLVLPVIFLAGIITAWLRRDGLRAKSGVLGAFSLYFPVLATGAMAFVFLDLLPKLFGATLMGINPYQPDMVILLLASSVTGLGFAVFRLILAHTGPGRSAA; this comes from the coding sequence ATGTGGCGTTGTCTGGCACTCTTGGTCATTCCTTTCCTGACGGGGGCAGCCCAGCCGCAGGCGGAACCACAATCAGACCCCGTCGAGGTCTTTCTCGACGACGCCATGCCGGCTGCGGCTGCGCCCGGTGTGGCCTGGGCCATTCTCGATAATGGCGAATGGCGCAGCGGCGGGCGCGGCGAGCTGGTCCTGGGCCGAGGCCAACCGGTCACCGGTGACACGCCTTTCCCGCTCGGCTCGATCTCGAAGAGTTTCACGGCGCTTGCCATCATGCAGCTGGTCGAAGCGGACCGGCTGGAGCTGGATGGCGCCATTGCCGATTATCTGGATGTGTTCGCCGGGCAGTCCGGCGCCGCGATCACGATCCGGCAATTGCTGAGTCATACCAGCGGCTACTCGACGCTGCAGGGAAATCAGTCCCACGCGGGTCTGGCCGAGGATCGCGATGACGTTTCCGTCCGCGTCCGCCACCTGGCCATGTCGGGCCCTGCCGGGCCTGTCGGCAGCCGCTGGCAGTATTCCAATGCCAACTACCTCATTCTCGGTGCGCTGATCGAGACCGTCAGTGGCCTGGAGTACGGCGCCTATGTCGAAACCCGGATCCTCGAACCGCTGGGCATGGACGACAGCTTCGTGGGCGGCAGCGATCGCGGGGCGCACCGTGTCGTCGCGACCGGCCATAATCCCTGGTTCGGCGGCCGACGCCCGGTTGCTGTTTCCGACCAGCCGTCCGGACGCGCCATGGCACCCGCTGGAGGCGTGGTGGGCAGCGCCGCTGATGTGGCCCGGTATCTGACGATGATGATGAATGGTGAGGATGACCTGATCACCGCCGGGAACAAGGCCGTGATGCTGCAGCCCGCCAATGCAGTCTCACCGCATTACGGCCTGGGCTGGTTTCTCGATGCCGAGGCCGATGCGGCCTTCCATACCGGGCTGGTACCGGGCGTCGAAACCATTGCTGTCCTGTCGCGATCCCGGCAGCGGGGCGGGGTTGCCCTTGTGAATGCCAATGGCGGCATGGGGTTTGCCGTGACCGGCGAGATCCTCGCGGGCATGAGCGCCCTGGCCCTGGGCGAGGCGCCCGGACCGGCCGGTCGCCATCTGGGGCCAAAGAGCCTCTATCTCATGGTGCTGGTCCTGCCCGTGATCTTCCTGGCCGGGATCATCACCGCTTGGCTGCGCCGGGACGGACTGCGGGCGAAGTCGGGGGTGCTGGGGGCTTTCAGCCTGTACTTCCCGGTTCTGGCGACCGGGGCGATGGCCTTTGTGTTCCTGGACCTGTTGCCAAAGCTGTTTGGTGCCACGCTGATGGGAATCAATCCCTATCAGCCGGACATGGTGATCCTGCTGCTGGCCAGCTCCGTGACCGGTCTCGGCTTTGCCGTGTTCAGACTGATCCTGGCCCACACTGGCCCAGGCCGGTCGGCCGCCTGA
- a CDS encoding beta-ketoacyl-ACP synthase III, translating into MKNSLIRSTGYWVPDNVISNDELVASYNAWATRFNTEHAAAIAAGEVEEVPLSSSEFIKGASGIERRHVYEKSGILDIDAMTPRIPPRAIDEVSTQAEFALKSVRIALDKAGYDGSDIDGVIVASSAQQRNFPAVACEIQEAIGATGFSFDMTMACASALYGLHMANGMIRSGQARRILVCSPELMTCINVHSRREVHFIFGDASAAMIVEADDGKPGGWDVIGTHAENKWSSALRSDYGFINIAERTVDPDFAPHLDQDGHRVFKDVVGFAPQVARRMMEGIDLAPADVRRTWLHQANIRMVDMIAKRILDRDRTDDNAPAILHEYGNTSSSSVVMNFEMHSDDMAVGETGVMCAFGAGYGVGAAAVRKRP; encoded by the coding sequence GTGAAAAACAGCCTCATCCGATCGACGGGATACTGGGTCCCCGACAATGTCATCAGCAATGACGAGCTCGTGGCCAGCTACAATGCCTGGGCGACCCGCTTCAACACTGAGCACGCGGCCGCCATTGCCGCTGGCGAGGTCGAGGAAGTTCCGCTGTCCTCCAGCGAGTTCATCAAGGGTGCGTCCGGCATCGAACGCCGGCACGTCTATGAAAAATCCGGCATTCTCGACATAGATGCGATGACACCGCGCATTCCGCCTCGCGCCATAGACGAGGTCTCGACCCAGGCCGAGTTCGCGCTCAAATCGGTTCGTATTGCACTGGACAAGGCCGGCTATGACGGCAGCGATATTGACGGTGTCATCGTCGCCTCCTCGGCCCAACAGCGAAACTTCCCGGCGGTCGCCTGTGAAATCCAGGAAGCGATCGGCGCCACAGGTTTCTCCTTCGACATGACCATGGCCTGCGCCTCGGCGCTGTACGGGCTGCATATGGCCAATGGCATGATCAGATCCGGGCAGGCCCGGCGCATCCTCGTCTGCTCGCCGGAATTGATGACCTGCATCAATGTCCATTCGCGGCGCGAGGTACACTTCATCTTTGGCGACGCTTCGGCGGCCATGATTGTCGAGGCCGATGACGGCAAGCCGGGCGGCTGGGATGTGATCGGCACCCATGCCGAAAACAAGTGGTCCTCGGCCCTGCGCTCGGATTACGGCTTCATCAATATCGCCGAACGGACCGTCGATCCCGATTTCGCGCCCCATCTCGACCAGGACGGCCACCGGGTCTTCAAGGATGTGGTCGGTTTTGCCCCGCAGGTCGCCCGCCGGATGATGGAGGGGATTGATCTCGCTCCGGCAGACGTGCGCCGCACCTGGCTGCACCAGGCCAATATCCGCATGGTCGACATGATCGCAAAACGCATCCTCGATCGCGACCGTACCGACGATAATGCGCCTGCCATCCTGCACGAATACGGCAATACGTCCTCATCGTCGGTGGTCATGAATTTCGAGATGCATTCCGACGACATGGCCGTTGGTGAAACCGGCGTCATGTGCGCCTTCGGAGCCGGATATGGAGTCGGCGCCGCTGCTGTGAGGAAACGCCCATGA
- a CDS encoding S-(hydroxymethyl)glutathione dehydrogenase/class III alcohol dehydrogenase codes for MKTRAAVAFEAGKPLEIVEVDLEGPKAGEVLVEIKATGICHTDEFTRSGADPEGAFPAILGHEGAGIVREVGPGVKDLKVGDHVIPLYTAECRECEYCLNPKTNLCQKVRATQGQGVMPDGTSRFSYKGEKILHYMGCSTFSNFTVLPEVSLAKVRQDAPFDKICYIGCGVTTGIGAVMFTAKVEPNSTAVVFGLGGIGLNVIQGLKLIGARQIVGVDTNPAKQDIARQFGMTDFVNPKDHKDLVGHLVELTCGGADYSFECIGNVEVMRAALECCHKGWGESIIIGVAPAGAEIQTRPFQLVTGRVWRGSAFGGARGRTDVPKIVDMYMEGRIDIDSLITHKLKLDDINKGFDLMHAGESIRAVVEY; via the coding sequence ATGAAGACACGTGCCGCCGTCGCCTTTGAAGCGGGCAAGCCGCTGGAGATTGTCGAGGTTGACCTGGAGGGTCCCAAGGCCGGTGAAGTCCTGGTCGAGATCAAGGCGACCGGTATCTGCCACACCGATGAATTCACCCGCTCCGGTGCCGATCCGGAAGGGGCCTTTCCGGCGATTCTGGGCCATGAGGGCGCCGGCATTGTCCGCGAGGTCGGGCCGGGCGTGAAAGATCTCAAGGTCGGCGACCATGTCATCCCGCTCTACACGGCCGAGTGCCGGGAGTGCGAATACTGCCTCAATCCCAAGACCAATCTGTGCCAGAAGGTGCGCGCCACCCAGGGCCAGGGCGTGATGCCGGACGGCACCTCGCGCTTTTCCTACAAGGGCGAGAAAATCCTGCACTATATGGGCTGTTCGACCTTTTCGAACTTCACCGTCCTGCCGGAGGTCTCGCTCGCCAAAGTCCGCCAGGACGCGCCCTTCGACAAGATCTGCTATATCGGCTGCGGCGTGACGACCGGCATTGGCGCGGTGATGTTCACCGCCAAGGTCGAGCCCAACTCCACCGCCGTCGTCTTCGGTCTGGGCGGGATCGGCCTCAATGTGATCCAGGGCCTCAAGCTGATCGGCGCACGACAGATTGTCGGCGTCGACACCAATCCTGCCAAGCAGGACATCGCCCGCCAGTTCGGGATGACCGATTTCGTCAATCCGAAGGACCATAAGGACCTGGTCGGCCATCTCGTCGAGCTGACCTGCGGCGGCGCGGATTATTCGTTCGAATGCATCGGCAATGTCGAGGTCATGCGGGCGGCGCTGGAATGCTGCCACAAGGGCTGGGGCGAGAGCATCATCATCGGCGTCGCCCCCGCCGGCGCCGAAATCCAGACCCGCCCCTTCCAGCTCGTCACCGGCCGCGTCTGGCGCGGCTCCGCCTTCGGCGGCGCCAGGGGCCGCACCGATGTGCCCAAGATCGTCGACATGTACATGGAAGGCCGCATCGATATCGACAGCCTGATCACCCACAAACTCAAGCTGGACGACATCAACAAGGGCTTTGATTTGATGCACGCCGGGGAGAGTATTCGGGCTGTGGTGGAGTATTAG
- a CDS encoding TolB family protein — protein MKTWLSLITIAALAACSPAQDEAMPDADPATPDDMADIGTPEQEVAEEEAASPPGTDIYLFALDWSGEAPVLGASLGGVTRPGYDNQPFFTDNGGLLYTADDETGETDIWHLDLASGETMPVTQTPGESEYSPRIAPDGRLSYIYQPPGGYAGNAYLANPDNSDREPAEALAPVGYYGFSGDMSAVAVFHLGEPMTLQLIDRTTTPETVTHIADNPGRSFFRAGRGPALYVTLADEAGVHTVHALNTQTGELREMFALPGASQDFAVAILPDDRITFIAVHEGQLVWRAWGGWEPIGAIDWLTGVTRLAISPDLSTLAVVAEE, from the coding sequence ATGAAGACCTGGCTGAGTCTGATCACCATCGCCGCGCTGGCCGCCTGCTCGCCTGCCCAGGACGAAGCAATGCCGGACGCAGACCCGGCCACGCCCGATGACATGGCAGATATTGGCACCCCCGAGCAGGAGGTCGCCGAGGAAGAAGCCGCGAGCCCGCCCGGCACCGACATCTACCTGTTCGCGCTGGACTGGTCCGGTGAAGCCCCGGTTCTCGGTGCCAGCCTGGGTGGCGTGACCCGTCCCGGCTATGACAACCAGCCCTTCTTCACAGACAATGGCGGCCTGCTCTACACGGCGGACGACGAGACCGGCGAGACGGATATCTGGCACCTCGACCTGGCCAGCGGCGAAACAATGCCGGTGACGCAAACGCCCGGCGAGAGCGAGTATTCCCCCCGCATCGCGCCGGACGGACGCCTCAGCTATATCTACCAGCCGCCGGGTGGTTATGCCGGCAATGCCTATCTGGCCAATCCCGACAATAGCGACCGCGAGCCCGCCGAAGCGCTGGCACCGGTCGGCTATTACGGGTTTTCCGGTGACATGAGCGCCGTGGCGGTCTTCCACCTGGGCGAGCCAATGACGCTGCAGCTGATCGATCGGACGACGACGCCCGAAACCGTCACCCACATCGCCGACAATCCGGGACGCAGTTTTTTCCGGGCCGGTCGCGGCCCGGCGCTATATGTGACCCTGGCCGACGAGGCCGGTGTCCATACGGTCCACGCACTCAACACCCAGACCGGCGAACTGCGTGAAATGTTCGCACTGCCCGGCGCCAGCCAGGATTTCGCGGTCGCCATCCTGCCGGATGATCGCATCACCTTCATCGCCGTGCATGAAGGTCAGCTGGTCTGGCGTGCCTGGGGCGGCTGGGAGCCAATCGGCGCCATTGATTGGCTGACCGGCGTCACCCGCCTGGCTATCAGCCCGGACTTGTCGACGCTGGCGGTGGTGGCGGAGGAGTAG